Proteins encoded by one window of Chryseobacterium foetidum:
- a CDS encoding ArsC/Spx/MgsR family protein, translated as MVLKVLHNGNCSKSKAVLEYLDENGVAFEIIDLMEDPLSALEIKTLLKKLSHSVHDLIRKTDRLYLENYAGKELSEDEWIDVLVKNPSLIQRPILIKGSVAMLGRPIENVKFFIE; from the coding sequence ATGGTACTTAAAGTGCTCCACAACGGAAACTGTTCAAAATCCAAAGCAGTTTTGGAATATCTTGACGAAAACGGCGTTGCCTTCGAAATTATAGATTTAATGGAAGATCCGCTTTCGGCACTGGAAATTAAAACATTACTCAAAAAGCTAAGCCACAGCGTTCATGATTTGATCAGAAAGACCGACCGTCTTTACCTTGAAAATTATGCAGGCAAAGAACTTTCTGAAGATGAGTGGATTGATGTATTGGTAAAAAATCCGTCACTTATTCAGAGGCCAATTTTAATCAAAGGCTCAGTGGCAATGCTCGGAAGACCGATTGAAAACGTAAAATTCTTTATCGAATAA
- a CDS encoding DUF493 domain-containing protein — MDIIEGNQHANPEDFYESLKQKLEDNHDFPEDYLFKFIIPTDQAKLTEIYKVFDGIKFTLGNRESKNGKYTACNINAFVLDADQVVRIYKEVSKIEEVILL; from the coding sequence ATGGATATTATAGAGGGAAACCAACACGCCAACCCTGAAGATTTCTATGAATCTTTAAAACAAAAATTAGAAGATAATCATGATTTTCCGGAAGATTATTTATTTAAATTTATCATCCCGACCGATCAGGCGAAACTTACAGAGATTTACAAAGTTTTTGACGGAATTAAATTCACCCTCGGAAACCGCGAAAGCAAAAACGGGAAATATACAGCCTGCAACATCAACGCTTTTGTTCTGGATGCAGATCAGGTGGTGAGAATTTACAAGGAAGTAAGTAAAATCGAAGAAGTTATTCTACTTTAG
- a CDS encoding DUF4197 family protein produces the protein MKKYIIAAGLILGTGAIITTSVQSCTTLATSDVGLSIIKRILLGGINKGANIYGNKDAFMQNNLIDKALPKELRDINTTLEKIAPSLVQKEKQYIAEAAAYTVNISKPILESAVNSLSAQDVTRIIQGEKGTATLILKEKTQTQLIQAIAPRVEQELNKYGIVKTINTALSGSNLLGSLLGGNKTSVNSGGLSTLASEQLVNGMFNIIEDYEIENSKSLLGPLGKQ, from the coding sequence ATGAAAAAATATATAATCGCTGCAGGTTTAATTTTAGGAACAGGTGCTATAATTACCACTTCTGTTCAATCCTGCACTACCCTCGCGACATCAGATGTCGGCCTTTCTATTATCAAGCGAATTTTGCTTGGCGGAATTAATAAAGGAGCCAATATTTACGGAAATAAGGATGCTTTTATGCAGAACAATCTGATAGACAAAGCACTGCCCAAGGAATTAAGAGACATCAACACAACTTTAGAGAAGATTGCTCCGTCCTTAGTGCAGAAAGAAAAACAATACATTGCGGAAGCGGCGGCCTACACGGTTAATATTTCAAAACCAATATTGGAGAGCGCTGTGAACAGTTTGAGCGCACAGGATGTAACACGAATTATTCAGGGTGAAAAAGGTACTGCCACTTTAATTTTAAAGGAGAAAACCCAAACTCAGCTGATACAGGCGATTGCGCCAAGAGTTGAACAGGAACTGAACAAATACGGTATCGTAAAAACGATCAATACAGCGCTATCCGGAAGCAATCTTTTAGGAAGCCTTTTGGGTGGCAATAAAACTTCCGTAAATTCAGGTGGATTGAGCACATTAGCATCTGAGCAACTGGTCAACGGGATGTTTAACATTATCGAAGACTACGAAATTGAGAATTCCAAAAGTCTTTTAGGACCTTTAGGAAAACAGTAA